A region of Moorena producens PAL-8-15-08-1 DNA encodes the following proteins:
- the rplL gene encoding 50S ribosomal protein L7/L12, producing the protein MSATTDEILEKLKSLTLLEASELVKQIEEAFGVSAAAPAGGMMMMAGAMPGAPAAEAEPEEEKTEFDVVLEEFPSDKKIAVLKVVRGITGLGLKEAKELVESAPKAIKEAIAKEAAEDAKKQLEEAGAKVTVK; encoded by the coding sequence ATGTCTGCTACAACTGATGAAATTCTCGAAAAATTAAAATCTCTGACTCTGCTAGAAGCGTCTGAGCTGGTTAAGCAGATCGAAGAGGCTTTTGGTGTCAGCGCTGCTGCTCCTGCTGGCGGTATGATGATGATGGCTGGTGCTATGCCTGGTGCTCCAGCTGCTGAGGCTGAGCCAGAGGAAGAGAAAACTGAATTTGATGTGGTTCTAGAAGAGTTCCCCTCTGATAAGAAGATTGCTGTACTCAAGGTGGTGCGAGGCATCACTGGTTTGGGTCTCAAAGAAGCCAAAGAGTTGGTGGAATCTGCTCCTAAAGCGATTAAAGAGGCCATTGCTAAAGAGGCGGCTGAAGACGCTAAGAAGCAACTGGAAGAGGCTG
- the rplJ gene encoding 50S ribosomal protein L10: MGRTLDEKKTIVAELKQTLSESQLAVVIDYQGLSVAEITDLRNRLRPTGTICKVTKNTFMRLAVEEDENWQPMTEFLSGTSAFLLVKDDVGSAIRAYQEFKKAAKKTEFRGGVMQGQALNEEQVKAIADLPSKEELIAQVAGAINSIATKLAVGINEVPASLGRSINEVPASLGRCIQGIAAKEEGDS, encoded by the coding sequence ATGGGTAGAACACTTGACGAGAAAAAGACAATTGTGGCGGAGCTCAAGCAAACCTTGAGTGAGTCTCAGCTGGCTGTAGTTATTGATTACCAGGGGCTGTCGGTTGCTGAAATTACCGATTTACGGAATCGTCTGCGTCCCACTGGCACGATTTGCAAGGTGACCAAAAACACCTTCATGCGGCTTGCGGTGGAAGAAGACGAAAACTGGCAGCCGATGACAGAATTCCTGAGTGGTACTTCAGCTTTTCTCCTGGTCAAAGACGATGTTGGTAGTGCCATCAGAGCTTACCAGGAGTTTAAGAAAGCCGCCAAGAAGACTGAATTTCGCGGCGGCGTGATGCAAGGTCAAGCCTTAAATGAAGAGCAAGTTAAGGCAATTGCCGACTTGCCTTCTAAGGAGGAACTGATCGCGCAAGTTGCTGGAGCGATTAATTCTATCGCTACCAAACTTGCTGTCGGGATTAATGAGGTACCAGCCTCCTTGGGTCGTAGTATTAACGAGGTGCCAGCTTCTTTGGGTCGATGCATCCAAGGCATTGCTGCCAAGGAAGAAGGCGACAGCTAG